Proteins found in one Camelus bactrianus isolate YW-2024 breed Bactrian camel chromosome X, ASM4877302v1, whole genome shotgun sequence genomic segment:
- the HDAC6 gene encoding protein deacetylase HDAC6 isoform X1, which yields MTSTGQDPTTTRPRRSRHSPHSPPHDSSVTLKRGVKKGAALRSSPNLAEVKKKGRMKKLNQAAEQDLIVGLQGLDLNLEARTLFGTGLVFDEQLNEFHCLWDDSFPEGPERLHAIKEQLIQEGLLDRCVSFQARFAEKEELMLVHSLEYIDLMETTQYMNEGELRGLADTYDSVYLHPNSYTCACLASGSVLRLVDAVLGAEIRNGMAIIRPPGHHAQHSLMDGYCMFNHVAVAARYAQQKHDIQRVLIVDWDVHHGQGTQFTFDQDPSVLYFSIHRYEQGRFWPHLKASDWSTTGFGQGQGYTINVPWNQVGMRDADYIAAFLHVLLPVALEFQPQLVLVAAGFDALQGDPKGEMAATPAGFAQLTHLLMGLAGGKLILSLEGGYNLRSLAEGVSASLHTLLGDPCPMLEFPGAPCRSAQTSVSCALEALEPFWEVLVRSAETPEEEDTVEEEDVEEKEEEGLWQPPELPILTWPVLQARTGLVYDQQMMDHHSMWDSHHPEMPQRIQRIMRRLEELGLARRCLALPARPATDAELLTCHSAEYMGRLRATEKMKTRELHRESANYDSIYICPSTFACAQLATGAVCRLVEAVLAGEVLNGIAVVRPPGHHAERDAACGFCFFNSVAVAARHAQAISGHALRILIVDWDVHHGNGTQHIFEEDPSVLYISLHRYDHGTFFPMGDEGASSQVGQAAGTGFTVNVAWNGSRMGDTDYLAAWHRLVLPIAYEFNPELVLVSAGFDAARGDPLGGCQVSPEGYAHLTHLLMGLANGRIILILEGGYNLTSISESMAACTRSLLGDPLPMLTLLRPPLSGALASITETIQVHRRYWRSLRVMKVEDKEGPSSSELITKKSPQPAHPGSAKGLTMPEGNILDAGLGKATSASSVKESASETAVVELTQDQSSEAAIGGATLDQTTSEEATGGAEPIQNPPASCPVNQTPPTSPVQGATTQEQSPSKLIGNLRTLELDSEPQEPPEEKGLLGEAAGGQDTDESVLTQVFGDHADTDQVMFYAVTPLPWCPHLVAVCPTPEAGLSVTQPCQDCGTHQENWVCLSCYQVYCGRYVNGHMLQHHEGSGHPLVLSYADLSAWCYCCQAYVHHEALLAMKNIAYQNKFGEDLPHSH from the exons ATGACCTCCACTGGCCAGGATCCCACCACAACCAGGCCGCGAAGGAGTAGGCACAGCCCCCACTCGCCCCCCCACGATTCCAGCGTCACCTTG AAGCGAGGTGTTAAGAAGGGTGCTGCACTCCGCTCCAGCCCTAATCTAGCGGAGGTAAAGAAGAAAGGCAGAATGAAGAAGCTTAACCAAGCAGCTGAGCAAGACCTAATCGTGGGGCTGCAAGGACTG gatCTGAACCTTGAGGCCAGGACACTGTTTGGCACTGGCTTGGTGTTTGATGAGCAGCTCAATGAATTCCACTGCCTCTGGGATGACAG CTTCCCTGAAGGCCCCGAGCGGCTCCATGCCATCAAGGAGCAGCTGATCCAGGAGGGCCTCCTGGACCGCTGCGTGTCCTTTCAG GCCCGGTTCGCCGAAAAGGAGGAGCTGATGTTGGTTCACAG CCTAGAATACATTGATCTGATGGAGACAACCCAGTACATGAATGAGGGGGAACTCCGCGGCCTAGCAGACACCTATGACTCAGTTTATCTGCATCCG AACTCATACACCTGTGCCTGCCTGGCCTCAGGCTCCGTCCTCAGGCTGGTGGATGCAGTCCTGGGGGCTGAGATCCGGAATGGTATGGCTATCATCAG ACCTCCTGGACACCATGCCCAGCACAGTCTTATGGATGGGTATTGCATGTTCAACCACGTAGCCGTGGCTGCCCGCTATGCTCAACAGAAGCATGACATTCAGAG GGTCCTTATCGTGGATTGGGATGTACACCATGGTCAAGGGACACAGTTCACTTTTGACCAAGACCCCAG CGTCCTCTATTTCTCCATCCACCGCTACGAGCAGGGTAGGTTCTGGCCTCACCTTAAGGCCTCTGACTGGTCCACCACAGGTTTTGGCCAAGGCCAGGGATACACCATCAATGTGCCTTGGAACCAG GTGGGGATGCGAGATGCTGACTATATTGCCGCTTTCCTGCACGTCCTGCTGCCAGTTGCCCTTGAG TTCCAGCCACAGCTGGTCCTGGTAGCTGCTGGTTTTGATGCCCTCCAAGGGGACCCCAAG GGCGAGATGGCCGCCACTCCGGCAGGGTTCGCCCAGCTGACCCACCTACTCATGGGTCTGGCAGGAGGCAAGCTGATCCTCTCGCTGGAG GGTGGCTACAACCTCCGCTCCCTGGCTGAAGGTGTCAGCGCCTCGCTCCACACCCTTCTGGGAGACCCTTGTCCCATGCTGGAGTTCCCGGGCGCCCCCTGCCGGAG tGCCCAGACTTCTGTCTCCTGCGCCCTGGAAGCCCTGGAGCCCTTCTGGGAGGTCCTGGTGAGATCAG CTGAGACCCCAGAGGAGGAGGACACCGTGGAGGAGGAAGatgtggaggagaaggaggaggagggactgtGGCAGCCCCCTGAGCTCCCAATTCTGACATGGCCAGTGCTGCAGGCTCGCACAGGGCTGGTCTACGACCAACAGATGATGGATCACCACAGCATGTGGGACAG CCACCACCCCGAGATGCCTCAGCGCATCCAGCGTATCATGCGCCGTCTGGAGGAGCTGGGCCTTGCCAGGCgctgcctggccctgcccgcacGTCCCGCCACGGATGCTGAGCTGCTCACCTGCCACAG TGCGGAGTACATGGGGCGTCTACGGGCCACGGAGAAGATGAAAACCCGGGAGCTGCACCGCGAGAGTGCCAACTATGACTCCATCTACATCTGCCCCAGCACCTTCGCCTGCGCGCAGCTGGCCACTGGGGCCGTGTGCCGCCTGGTAGAGGCTGTGCTGGCGGGAGAG gtttTGAATGGTATTGCCGTGGTTCGTCCCCCTGGACACCATGCAGAGCGGGATGCTGCTTGCGGTTTCTGCTTTTTCAACTCAGTGGCTGTGGCTGCTCGCCATGCCCAGGCCATCAGTGGGCATGCGCTGCG GATCTTGATTGTGGACTGGGATGTCCATCACGGTAATGGAACTCAGCACATATTTGAGGAGGACCCCAG cGTGCTCTACATTTCCCTGCACCGCTATGATCATGGTACCTTCTTCCCCATGGGGGATGAGGGTGCCAGCAGCCAGGTAGGTCAGGCTGCAGGCACTGGCTTCACGGTCAACGTGGCCTGGAATGGGTCCCGCATGGGTGACACCGACTACCTGGCTGCCTGGCATCGTCTGGTGCTTCCCATTGCCTATGAG TTTAACCCAGAGCTGGTGCTGGTCTCAGCTGGCTTTGACGCTGCCCGGGGGGACCCgctgggtggctgccaggtgtcgCCTGAGGGCTATGCCCACCTCACCCACCTGCTGATGGGCCTGGCCAATGGCCGCATTATCCTGATCCTAGAG GGTGGCTATAATCTGACATCCATCTCGGAGTCCATGGCTGCCTGCACCCGTTCCCTCCTTGGGGATCCACTCCCCATGCTGACCCTCCTGCGGCCCCCACTATCAGGGGCCCTTGCCTCGATCACTGAGACCATCCAAGTCCATCGCAGATACTGGCGCAGCTTGCGGGTCATGA AGGTCGAAGACAAAGAGGGACCCTCCAGTTCTGAGTTGATCACCAAGAAGTCACCCCAACCAGCCCATCCTGGGTCAGCCAAGGGGTTGACCATGCCAGAAGGGAACATTCTGGATGCAGGCCTGGGAAAGGCCACCTCAGCATCATCCGTGAAAGAGTCCGCTTCAGAGACAGCTGTGGTGGAGCTCACTCAGGACCAGTCCTCAGAGGCAGCCATAGGAGGAGCCACACTGGACCAGACCACCTCGGAAGAGGCAACAGGGGGAGCTGAGCCGATCCAGAACCCTCCAGCCTCATGCCCTGTCAACCAGACTCCTCCCACCTCACCCGTACAAGGAGCCACAACCCAGGAGCAATCCCCCAGTAAGCTGATTGGGAATCTCAGGACCTTGGAACTGGACAGTGAGCCTCAG GAACCCCCCGAAGAGAAGGGGCTACTAGGAGAGGCAGCTGGAGGTCAGGACACGGATGAATCAGTGCTGACGCAGGTCTTTGGAGACCATGCTGACACTGACCAG GTCATGTTTTATGCTGTGACGCCACTCCCCTGGTGTCCCCATTTGGTGGCAGTATGCCCCACACCTGAAGCAGGCCTCAGTGTGACCCAACCCTGTCAGGACTGTGGAACACACCAGGAGAACTGGGTGTGTCTGTCTTGCTACCAG GTCTACTGCGGTCGTTACGTCAACGGTCATATGCTCCAACACCATGAAGGCTCGGGACACCCGCTGGTACTCAGCTATGCTGACCTGTCTGCCTGGTGCTACTGCTGTCAGGCCTATGTCCATCACGAG GCTCTCCTAGCCATGAAGAACATCGCCTACCAGAACAAGTTTGGGGAGGATTTGCCCCACTCACACTAA
- the HDAC6 gene encoding protein deacetylase HDAC6 isoform X3, translating into MEKRSSSTRGAKGRREFGSARQGRSLRKGLRPNRARGEVSPAMTSTGQDPTTTRPRRSRHSPHSPPHDSSVTLKRGVKKGAALRSSPNLAEVKKKGRMKKLNQAAEQDLIVGLQGLDLNLEARTLFGTGLVFDEQLNEFHCLWDDSFPEGPERLHAIKEQLIQEGLLDRCVSFQARFAEKEELMLVHSLEYIDLMETTQYMNEGELRGLADTYDSVYLHPNSYTCACLASGSVLRLVDAVLGAEIRNGMAIIRPPGHHAQHSLMDGYCMFNHVAVAARYAQQKHDIQRVLIVDWDVHHGQGTQFTFDQDPSVLYFSIHRYEQGRFWPHLKASDWSTTGFGQGQGYTINVPWNQVGMRDADYIAAFLHVLLPVALEFQPQLVLVAAGFDALQGDPKGEMAATPAGFAQLTHLLMGLAGGKLILSLEGGYNLRSLAEGVSASLHTLLGDPCPMLEFPGAPCRSAQTSVSCALEALEPFWEVLVRSAETPEEEDTVEEEDVEEKEEEGLWQPPELPILTWPVLQARTGLVYDQQMMDHHSMWDSHHPEMPQRIQRIMRRLEELGLARRCLALPARPATDAELLTCHSAEYMGRLRATEKMKTRELHRESANYDSIYICPSTFACAQLATGAVCRLVEAVLAGEVLNGIAVVRPPGHHAERDAACGFCFFNSVAVAARHAQAISGHALRILIVDWDVHHGNGTQHIFEEDPSVLYISLHRYDHGTFFPMGDEGASSQVGQAAGTGFTVNVAWNGSRMGDTDYLAAWHRLVLPIAYEFNPELVLVSAGFDAARGDPLGGCQVSPEGYAHLTHLLMGLANGRIILILEGGYNLTSISESMAACTRSLLGDPLPMLTLLRPPLSGALASITETIQVHRRYWRSLRVMKVEDKEGPSSSELITKKSPQPAHPGSAKGLTMPEGNILDAGLGKATSASSVKESASETAVVELTQDQSSEAAIGGATLDQTTSEEATGGAEPIQNPPASCPVNQTPPTSPVQGATTQEQSPSKLIGNLRTLELDSEPQALLAMKNIAYQNKFGEDLPHSH; encoded by the exons ATGGAAAAGCGGAGCTCAAGCACCCGCGGCGCGAAAGGTCGTCGGGAATTTGGCAGCGCAAGACAAGGGCGGAGTTTGAGAAAGGGGCTGCGCCCA aaCCGCGCCAGGGGTGAAGTCTCCCCAGCCATGACCTCCACTGGCCAGGATCCCACCACAACCAGGCCGCGAAGGAGTAGGCACAGCCCCCACTCGCCCCCCCACGATTCCAGCGTCACCTTG AAGCGAGGTGTTAAGAAGGGTGCTGCACTCCGCTCCAGCCCTAATCTAGCGGAGGTAAAGAAGAAAGGCAGAATGAAGAAGCTTAACCAAGCAGCTGAGCAAGACCTAATCGTGGGGCTGCAAGGACTG gatCTGAACCTTGAGGCCAGGACACTGTTTGGCACTGGCTTGGTGTTTGATGAGCAGCTCAATGAATTCCACTGCCTCTGGGATGACAG CTTCCCTGAAGGCCCCGAGCGGCTCCATGCCATCAAGGAGCAGCTGATCCAGGAGGGCCTCCTGGACCGCTGCGTGTCCTTTCAG GCCCGGTTCGCCGAAAAGGAGGAGCTGATGTTGGTTCACAG CCTAGAATACATTGATCTGATGGAGACAACCCAGTACATGAATGAGGGGGAACTCCGCGGCCTAGCAGACACCTATGACTCAGTTTATCTGCATCCG AACTCATACACCTGTGCCTGCCTGGCCTCAGGCTCCGTCCTCAGGCTGGTGGATGCAGTCCTGGGGGCTGAGATCCGGAATGGTATGGCTATCATCAG ACCTCCTGGACACCATGCCCAGCACAGTCTTATGGATGGGTATTGCATGTTCAACCACGTAGCCGTGGCTGCCCGCTATGCTCAACAGAAGCATGACATTCAGAG GGTCCTTATCGTGGATTGGGATGTACACCATGGTCAAGGGACACAGTTCACTTTTGACCAAGACCCCAG CGTCCTCTATTTCTCCATCCACCGCTACGAGCAGGGTAGGTTCTGGCCTCACCTTAAGGCCTCTGACTGGTCCACCACAGGTTTTGGCCAAGGCCAGGGATACACCATCAATGTGCCTTGGAACCAG GTGGGGATGCGAGATGCTGACTATATTGCCGCTTTCCTGCACGTCCTGCTGCCAGTTGCCCTTGAG TTCCAGCCACAGCTGGTCCTGGTAGCTGCTGGTTTTGATGCCCTCCAAGGGGACCCCAAG GGCGAGATGGCCGCCACTCCGGCAGGGTTCGCCCAGCTGACCCACCTACTCATGGGTCTGGCAGGAGGCAAGCTGATCCTCTCGCTGGAG GGTGGCTACAACCTCCGCTCCCTGGCTGAAGGTGTCAGCGCCTCGCTCCACACCCTTCTGGGAGACCCTTGTCCCATGCTGGAGTTCCCGGGCGCCCCCTGCCGGAG tGCCCAGACTTCTGTCTCCTGCGCCCTGGAAGCCCTGGAGCCCTTCTGGGAGGTCCTGGTGAGATCAG CTGAGACCCCAGAGGAGGAGGACACCGTGGAGGAGGAAGatgtggaggagaaggaggaggagggactgtGGCAGCCCCCTGAGCTCCCAATTCTGACATGGCCAGTGCTGCAGGCTCGCACAGGGCTGGTCTACGACCAACAGATGATGGATCACCACAGCATGTGGGACAG CCACCACCCCGAGATGCCTCAGCGCATCCAGCGTATCATGCGCCGTCTGGAGGAGCTGGGCCTTGCCAGGCgctgcctggccctgcccgcacGTCCCGCCACGGATGCTGAGCTGCTCACCTGCCACAG TGCGGAGTACATGGGGCGTCTACGGGCCACGGAGAAGATGAAAACCCGGGAGCTGCACCGCGAGAGTGCCAACTATGACTCCATCTACATCTGCCCCAGCACCTTCGCCTGCGCGCAGCTGGCCACTGGGGCCGTGTGCCGCCTGGTAGAGGCTGTGCTGGCGGGAGAG gtttTGAATGGTATTGCCGTGGTTCGTCCCCCTGGACACCATGCAGAGCGGGATGCTGCTTGCGGTTTCTGCTTTTTCAACTCAGTGGCTGTGGCTGCTCGCCATGCCCAGGCCATCAGTGGGCATGCGCTGCG GATCTTGATTGTGGACTGGGATGTCCATCACGGTAATGGAACTCAGCACATATTTGAGGAGGACCCCAG cGTGCTCTACATTTCCCTGCACCGCTATGATCATGGTACCTTCTTCCCCATGGGGGATGAGGGTGCCAGCAGCCAGGTAGGTCAGGCTGCAGGCACTGGCTTCACGGTCAACGTGGCCTGGAATGGGTCCCGCATGGGTGACACCGACTACCTGGCTGCCTGGCATCGTCTGGTGCTTCCCATTGCCTATGAG TTTAACCCAGAGCTGGTGCTGGTCTCAGCTGGCTTTGACGCTGCCCGGGGGGACCCgctgggtggctgccaggtgtcgCCTGAGGGCTATGCCCACCTCACCCACCTGCTGATGGGCCTGGCCAATGGCCGCATTATCCTGATCCTAGAG GGTGGCTATAATCTGACATCCATCTCGGAGTCCATGGCTGCCTGCACCCGTTCCCTCCTTGGGGATCCACTCCCCATGCTGACCCTCCTGCGGCCCCCACTATCAGGGGCCCTTGCCTCGATCACTGAGACCATCCAAGTCCATCGCAGATACTGGCGCAGCTTGCGGGTCATGA AGGTCGAAGACAAAGAGGGACCCTCCAGTTCTGAGTTGATCACCAAGAAGTCACCCCAACCAGCCCATCCTGGGTCAGCCAAGGGGTTGACCATGCCAGAAGGGAACATTCTGGATGCAGGCCTGGGAAAGGCCACCTCAGCATCATCCGTGAAAGAGTCCGCTTCAGAGACAGCTGTGGTGGAGCTCACTCAGGACCAGTCCTCAGAGGCAGCCATAGGAGGAGCCACACTGGACCAGACCACCTCGGAAGAGGCAACAGGGGGAGCTGAGCCGATCCAGAACCCTCCAGCCTCATGCCCTGTCAACCAGACTCCTCCCACCTCACCCGTACAAGGAGCCACAACCCAGGAGCAATCCCCCAGTAAGCTGATTGGGAATCTCAGGACCTTGGAACTGGACAGTGAGCCTCAG GCTCTCCTAGCCATGAAGAACATCGCCTACCAGAACAAGTTTGGGGAGGATTTGCCCCACTCACACTAA
- the HDAC6 gene encoding protein deacetylase HDAC6 isoform X2, with protein sequence MTSTGQDPTTTRPRRSRHSPHSPPHDSSVTLRGVKKGAALRSSPNLAEVKKKGRMKKLNQAAEQDLIVGLQGLDLNLEARTLFGTGLVFDEQLNEFHCLWDDSFPEGPERLHAIKEQLIQEGLLDRCVSFQARFAEKEELMLVHSLEYIDLMETTQYMNEGELRGLADTYDSVYLHPNSYTCACLASGSVLRLVDAVLGAEIRNGMAIIRPPGHHAQHSLMDGYCMFNHVAVAARYAQQKHDIQRVLIVDWDVHHGQGTQFTFDQDPSVLYFSIHRYEQGRFWPHLKASDWSTTGFGQGQGYTINVPWNQVGMRDADYIAAFLHVLLPVALEFQPQLVLVAAGFDALQGDPKGEMAATPAGFAQLTHLLMGLAGGKLILSLEGGYNLRSLAEGVSASLHTLLGDPCPMLEFPGAPCRSAQTSVSCALEALEPFWEVLVRSAETPEEEDTVEEEDVEEKEEEGLWQPPELPILTWPVLQARTGLVYDQQMMDHHSMWDSHHPEMPQRIQRIMRRLEELGLARRCLALPARPATDAELLTCHSAEYMGRLRATEKMKTRELHRESANYDSIYICPSTFACAQLATGAVCRLVEAVLAGEVLNGIAVVRPPGHHAERDAACGFCFFNSVAVAARHAQAISGHALRILIVDWDVHHGNGTQHIFEEDPSVLYISLHRYDHGTFFPMGDEGASSQVGQAAGTGFTVNVAWNGSRMGDTDYLAAWHRLVLPIAYEFNPELVLVSAGFDAARGDPLGGCQVSPEGYAHLTHLLMGLANGRIILILEGGYNLTSISESMAACTRSLLGDPLPMLTLLRPPLSGALASITETIQVHRRYWRSLRVMKVEDKEGPSSSELITKKSPQPAHPGSAKGLTMPEGNILDAGLGKATSASSVKESASETAVVELTQDQSSEAAIGGATLDQTTSEEATGGAEPIQNPPASCPVNQTPPTSPVQGATTQEQSPSKLIGNLRTLELDSEPQEPPEEKGLLGEAAGGQDTDESVLTQVFGDHADTDQVMFYAVTPLPWCPHLVAVCPTPEAGLSVTQPCQDCGTHQENWVCLSCYQVYCGRYVNGHMLQHHEGSGHPLVLSYADLSAWCYCCQAYVHHEALLAMKNIAYQNKFGEDLPHSH encoded by the exons ATGACCTCCACTGGCCAGGATCCCACCACAACCAGGCCGCGAAGGAGTAGGCACAGCCCCCACTCGCCCCCCCACGATTCCAGCGTCACCTTG CGAGGTGTTAAGAAGGGTGCTGCACTCCGCTCCAGCCCTAATCTAGCGGAGGTAAAGAAGAAAGGCAGAATGAAGAAGCTTAACCAAGCAGCTGAGCAAGACCTAATCGTGGGGCTGCAAGGACTG gatCTGAACCTTGAGGCCAGGACACTGTTTGGCACTGGCTTGGTGTTTGATGAGCAGCTCAATGAATTCCACTGCCTCTGGGATGACAG CTTCCCTGAAGGCCCCGAGCGGCTCCATGCCATCAAGGAGCAGCTGATCCAGGAGGGCCTCCTGGACCGCTGCGTGTCCTTTCAG GCCCGGTTCGCCGAAAAGGAGGAGCTGATGTTGGTTCACAG CCTAGAATACATTGATCTGATGGAGACAACCCAGTACATGAATGAGGGGGAACTCCGCGGCCTAGCAGACACCTATGACTCAGTTTATCTGCATCCG AACTCATACACCTGTGCCTGCCTGGCCTCAGGCTCCGTCCTCAGGCTGGTGGATGCAGTCCTGGGGGCTGAGATCCGGAATGGTATGGCTATCATCAG ACCTCCTGGACACCATGCCCAGCACAGTCTTATGGATGGGTATTGCATGTTCAACCACGTAGCCGTGGCTGCCCGCTATGCTCAACAGAAGCATGACATTCAGAG GGTCCTTATCGTGGATTGGGATGTACACCATGGTCAAGGGACACAGTTCACTTTTGACCAAGACCCCAG CGTCCTCTATTTCTCCATCCACCGCTACGAGCAGGGTAGGTTCTGGCCTCACCTTAAGGCCTCTGACTGGTCCACCACAGGTTTTGGCCAAGGCCAGGGATACACCATCAATGTGCCTTGGAACCAG GTGGGGATGCGAGATGCTGACTATATTGCCGCTTTCCTGCACGTCCTGCTGCCAGTTGCCCTTGAG TTCCAGCCACAGCTGGTCCTGGTAGCTGCTGGTTTTGATGCCCTCCAAGGGGACCCCAAG GGCGAGATGGCCGCCACTCCGGCAGGGTTCGCCCAGCTGACCCACCTACTCATGGGTCTGGCAGGAGGCAAGCTGATCCTCTCGCTGGAG GGTGGCTACAACCTCCGCTCCCTGGCTGAAGGTGTCAGCGCCTCGCTCCACACCCTTCTGGGAGACCCTTGTCCCATGCTGGAGTTCCCGGGCGCCCCCTGCCGGAG tGCCCAGACTTCTGTCTCCTGCGCCCTGGAAGCCCTGGAGCCCTTCTGGGAGGTCCTGGTGAGATCAG CTGAGACCCCAGAGGAGGAGGACACCGTGGAGGAGGAAGatgtggaggagaaggaggaggagggactgtGGCAGCCCCCTGAGCTCCCAATTCTGACATGGCCAGTGCTGCAGGCTCGCACAGGGCTGGTCTACGACCAACAGATGATGGATCACCACAGCATGTGGGACAG CCACCACCCCGAGATGCCTCAGCGCATCCAGCGTATCATGCGCCGTCTGGAGGAGCTGGGCCTTGCCAGGCgctgcctggccctgcccgcacGTCCCGCCACGGATGCTGAGCTGCTCACCTGCCACAG TGCGGAGTACATGGGGCGTCTACGGGCCACGGAGAAGATGAAAACCCGGGAGCTGCACCGCGAGAGTGCCAACTATGACTCCATCTACATCTGCCCCAGCACCTTCGCCTGCGCGCAGCTGGCCACTGGGGCCGTGTGCCGCCTGGTAGAGGCTGTGCTGGCGGGAGAG gtttTGAATGGTATTGCCGTGGTTCGTCCCCCTGGACACCATGCAGAGCGGGATGCTGCTTGCGGTTTCTGCTTTTTCAACTCAGTGGCTGTGGCTGCTCGCCATGCCCAGGCCATCAGTGGGCATGCGCTGCG GATCTTGATTGTGGACTGGGATGTCCATCACGGTAATGGAACTCAGCACATATTTGAGGAGGACCCCAG cGTGCTCTACATTTCCCTGCACCGCTATGATCATGGTACCTTCTTCCCCATGGGGGATGAGGGTGCCAGCAGCCAGGTAGGTCAGGCTGCAGGCACTGGCTTCACGGTCAACGTGGCCTGGAATGGGTCCCGCATGGGTGACACCGACTACCTGGCTGCCTGGCATCGTCTGGTGCTTCCCATTGCCTATGAG TTTAACCCAGAGCTGGTGCTGGTCTCAGCTGGCTTTGACGCTGCCCGGGGGGACCCgctgggtggctgccaggtgtcgCCTGAGGGCTATGCCCACCTCACCCACCTGCTGATGGGCCTGGCCAATGGCCGCATTATCCTGATCCTAGAG GGTGGCTATAATCTGACATCCATCTCGGAGTCCATGGCTGCCTGCACCCGTTCCCTCCTTGGGGATCCACTCCCCATGCTGACCCTCCTGCGGCCCCCACTATCAGGGGCCCTTGCCTCGATCACTGAGACCATCCAAGTCCATCGCAGATACTGGCGCAGCTTGCGGGTCATGA AGGTCGAAGACAAAGAGGGACCCTCCAGTTCTGAGTTGATCACCAAGAAGTCACCCCAACCAGCCCATCCTGGGTCAGCCAAGGGGTTGACCATGCCAGAAGGGAACATTCTGGATGCAGGCCTGGGAAAGGCCACCTCAGCATCATCCGTGAAAGAGTCCGCTTCAGAGACAGCTGTGGTGGAGCTCACTCAGGACCAGTCCTCAGAGGCAGCCATAGGAGGAGCCACACTGGACCAGACCACCTCGGAAGAGGCAACAGGGGGAGCTGAGCCGATCCAGAACCCTCCAGCCTCATGCCCTGTCAACCAGACTCCTCCCACCTCACCCGTACAAGGAGCCACAACCCAGGAGCAATCCCCCAGTAAGCTGATTGGGAATCTCAGGACCTTGGAACTGGACAGTGAGCCTCAG GAACCCCCCGAAGAGAAGGGGCTACTAGGAGAGGCAGCTGGAGGTCAGGACACGGATGAATCAGTGCTGACGCAGGTCTTTGGAGACCATGCTGACACTGACCAG GTCATGTTTTATGCTGTGACGCCACTCCCCTGGTGTCCCCATTTGGTGGCAGTATGCCCCACACCTGAAGCAGGCCTCAGTGTGACCCAACCCTGTCAGGACTGTGGAACACACCAGGAGAACTGGGTGTGTCTGTCTTGCTACCAG GTCTACTGCGGTCGTTACGTCAACGGTCATATGCTCCAACACCATGAAGGCTCGGGACACCCGCTGGTACTCAGCTATGCTGACCTGTCTGCCTGGTGCTACTGCTGTCAGGCCTATGTCCATCACGAG GCTCTCCTAGCCATGAAGAACATCGCCTACCAGAACAAGTTTGGGGAGGATTTGCCCCACTCACACTAA